The Linepithema humile isolate Giens D197 chromosome 2, Lhum_UNIL_v1.0, whole genome shotgun sequence genome has a segment encoding these proteins:
- the LOC136998060 gene encoding odorant receptor 43a-like: MEGSKCTGYQDFEWAVKLNRITLNVIGLWPKAQNFREKLLCDLRVLIVFLGITFGILIPALHSLMRISGDILLMLDNLQFTLPAISCTIRIVIFWWKKEAIVPIINMIAEDWINSKTEQDRNMMIKRAQIPRIIITCAYCLMGVAFFFIIILPGFGLSMRVTTNITDPGRPMLIQTYYIYDITKTPQYELTFIVQAVYIMLAMMSYTGVDNFLGLLVFHICGQLDILKNRLRHLDTYINSQDMLKSCIAKHIRLLRAISVIEDTYNITLLALFIYFAILFSFYGFRIINLFDDGNDLSITHLVYFSSNVFNFFAHMCLYCALGEILLGQCNEIYSAAYDNKWYSVDPKIAKDLLLLLIRGTKPVYLTAGKIFPMTMATFCGLIKTSAGYISVLHTTRN, from the exons ATGGAGGGTTCTAAATGTACAGGATATCAAG aCTTTGAATGGGCGGTGAAATTAAATCGCATCACTTTAAATGTGATTGGACTCTGGCCGAAAGCACAAAACTTTCGTGAAAAGTTATTATGCGATCTACGTGTGCTCATCGTTTTTCTAGGCATAACATTTGGTATTTTGATTCCTGCTCTACATTCTCTAATGAGAATTTCCGGAGATATCTTACTAATGTtagataatttacaatttacttTACCCGCTATAAGTTGCACAATaagaattgttattttttggTGGAAGAAAGAAg ctaTTGTCCCGATTATAAATATGATCGCGGAAGATTGGATAAATTCGAAAACTGAACAAGATCGAAACATGATGATCAAAAGAGCACAAATTCcacgtataattattacatgcgCATACTGCCTAATGGGAGTAgcgttcttttttattatcattttaccCGGCTTTGGATTGTCAATGAGAGTGACAACCAACATTACTGACCCAGGTCGACCAATGCTAATACAAacctattatatatatgatataacgAAAACGCCGCAATACGAGTTGACATTTATCGTTCAAGCCGTTTACATTATGCTCGCTATGATGTCGTATACTGGAGTAGATAATTTTCTTGGACTACTAGTGTTTCATATATGCGGCCAATTGGACATTCTTAAAAATCGTTTGAGACATttagatacatatataaattctcaAGATATGCTGAAGAGCTGCATAGCAAAACATATACGTTTACTCAG agcTATTAGTGTTATTGAAGATACGTATAATATAACGCTtcttgcattatttatatattttgcaatactgTTTTCTTTCTATGgttttcgaataattaat CTATTCGACGACGGAAATGATCTGTCGATTACGCATTtggtatatttttcatctaacgttttcaatttctttgcGCATATGTGCTTATATTGCGCTCTAGGCGAGATTTTGTTAGGCCAA tgTAATGAGATATATTCTGCGGCGTATGATAATAAATGGTACTCAGTGGAtccaaaaattgcaaaagacTTGTTGCTTCTTTTGATAAGAGGCACTAAACCGGTCTATCTAACCgctggaaaaatatttcccaTGACAATGGCTACTTTTTGTGGA CTAATAAAAACATCAGCCGGTTATATATCGGTTTTGCATACAacgagaaattaa
- the LOC105671153 gene encoding odorant receptor 13a-like isoform X1 produces the protein MDISKYVEYRDFEWAVKLNRIALDLLGLWPKTARNPRQKLLCNLRVLLVFVGLIFVLIIPAVHSLIRIHDDTILMMDNLQLTLPAISSSIRIAIFWWKKEAIIPVVNMMADDWIQTKNVQERSMMIRKAKIPRIIITCGFCLMIIAGCFIIGLPIFGMSMRLTTNFTDPGRPMPLQTYYIYNVTKRPHYELTFFMQAIYSMVAMTAYAGIDNFLGLLVFHICGQLDILNGRLTRLDKYINSQAMLRDCVTKHISLLRNIAVIEDAYNITLLALFVYFALFFAFFGFRIINLFDEGNDMSIIQLVYFFACIVNAIVHMCLYCALGEILVGQCNEVYYAGYNNKWYSMDPKITKDLLIFLIRGNKPVYLTAGKIFPMTMATFCSLIKTSVGYISVLHTTRV, from the exons ATggatatttctaaatatgttGAATACCGAG ACTTCGAATGGGCAGTGAAACTCAATCGCATCGCATTAGATTTACTTGGACTCTGGCCTAAAACCGCAAGAAATCCTCGACAAAAGTTACTGTGCAATTTACGGGTGCTCCTCGTTTTCGTAGGGTTAATATTTGTTCTTATAATTCCCGCTGTCCATTCCCTGATAAGAATTCATGATGATACCATACTAATGATGGATAATTTACAACTTACTCTACCGGCTATAAGCTCCTCAATAAGAATCGCGATTTTTTGGTGGAAAAAAGAAG CTATTATACCTGTCGTTAATATGATGGCGGATGATTGGATACAGACTAAAAATGTGCAAGAGAGAAGCATGATGATCAGAAAAGCGAAAATTCCACGCATAATTATCACATGCGGATTTTGTCTAATGATAATTGCGGGCTGTTTTATTATCGGTTTACCCATTTTTGGAATGTCTATGAGATTAACAACCAACTTTACTGATCCAGGCAGACCAATGCCTCTAcaaacttattatatttataatgtaacgAAAAGACCACATTACGAGTTGACATTTTTCATGCAAGCTATCTATAGTATGGTTGCTATGACAGCTTATGCTGGAATAGATAATTTTCTCGGACTGCTTGTATTTCATATATGCGGTCAATTGGACATACTGAACGGCCGTTTAACACGTTTggataaatacataaattccCAAGCTATGCTAAGAGACTGCGTAACGAAGCATATTTCTTTGCTTAG GAACATTGCCGTTATTGAAGATGCCTATAATATAACGCTTCTCGCATTATTTGTATACTTTGCTCTATTCTTCGCTTTTTTTGGATTTCGGATTATtaat TTATTCGACGAGGGAAATGATATGTCGATTATTCAGttagtatattttttcgcTTGTATTGTAAATGCTATTGTGCATATGTGTTTATACTGTGCTCTTGGTGAAATTTTGGTAGGCCaa TGTAATGAAGTATATTATGCgggatataataataaatggtaCTCTATGGAtccaaaaattacaaaagactTGTTGATTTTCTTAATAAGAGGCAATAAACCAGTTTATCTCACCgctggaaaaatatttcctatgACAATGGCTACATTCTGCAGT ttaataaaaacttcagttggttatatttctgttttacatACGACAAGAGTAtaa
- the LOC105671153 gene encoding odorant receptor 13a-like isoform X2, giving the protein MLNTEVDFEWAVKLNRIALDLLGLWPKTARNPRQKLLCNLRVLLVFVGLIFVLIIPAVHSLIRIHDDTILMMDNLQLTLPAISSSIRIAIFWWKKEAIIPVVNMMADDWIQTKNVQERSMMIRKAKIPRIIITCGFCLMIIAGCFIIGLPIFGMSMRLTTNFTDPGRPMPLQTYYIYNVTKRPHYELTFFMQAIYSMVAMTAYAGIDNFLGLLVFHICGQLDILNGRLTRLDKYINSQAMLRDCVTKHISLLRNIAVIEDAYNITLLALFVYFALFFAFFGFRIINLFDEGNDMSIIQLVYFFACIVNAIVHMCLYCALGEILVGQCNEVYYAGYNNKWYSMDPKITKDLLIFLIRGNKPVYLTAGKIFPMTMATFCSLIKTSVGYISVLHTTRV; this is encoded by the exons atgttGAATACCGAG GTAGACTTCGAATGGGCAGTGAAACTCAATCGCATCGCATTAGATTTACTTGGACTCTGGCCTAAAACCGCAAGAAATCCTCGACAAAAGTTACTGTGCAATTTACGGGTGCTCCTCGTTTTCGTAGGGTTAATATTTGTTCTTATAATTCCCGCTGTCCATTCCCTGATAAGAATTCATGATGATACCATACTAATGATGGATAATTTACAACTTACTCTACCGGCTATAAGCTCCTCAATAAGAATCGCGATTTTTTGGTGGAAAAAAGAAG CTATTATACCTGTCGTTAATATGATGGCGGATGATTGGATACAGACTAAAAATGTGCAAGAGAGAAGCATGATGATCAGAAAAGCGAAAATTCCACGCATAATTATCACATGCGGATTTTGTCTAATGATAATTGCGGGCTGTTTTATTATCGGTTTACCCATTTTTGGAATGTCTATGAGATTAACAACCAACTTTACTGATCCAGGCAGACCAATGCCTCTAcaaacttattatatttataatgtaacgAAAAGACCACATTACGAGTTGACATTTTTCATGCAAGCTATCTATAGTATGGTTGCTATGACAGCTTATGCTGGAATAGATAATTTTCTCGGACTGCTTGTATTTCATATATGCGGTCAATTGGACATACTGAACGGCCGTTTAACACGTTTggataaatacataaattccCAAGCTATGCTAAGAGACTGCGTAACGAAGCATATTTCTTTGCTTAG GAACATTGCCGTTATTGAAGATGCCTATAATATAACGCTTCTCGCATTATTTGTATACTTTGCTCTATTCTTCGCTTTTTTTGGATTTCGGATTATtaat TTATTCGACGAGGGAAATGATATGTCGATTATTCAGttagtatattttttcgcTTGTATTGTAAATGCTATTGTGCATATGTGTTTATACTGTGCTCTTGGTGAAATTTTGGTAGGCCaa TGTAATGAAGTATATTATGCgggatataataataaatggtaCTCTATGGAtccaaaaattacaaaagactTGTTGATTTTCTTAATAAGAGGCAATAAACCAGTTTATCTCACCgctggaaaaatatttcctatgACAATGGCTACATTCTGCAGT ttaataaaaacttcagttggttatatttctgttttacatACGACAAGAGTAtaa